GCTTTTTTGGAGATTGTAGCCTAGTTGGTTACGCGTTTGCACATTTAATTCTAGAACAAGGGATGGCGCATTAAGTGCTGTACAGAGACTTATGAACGTCGGTGTAATCTGTCTGAGTTGAATGTGTTTGACAAGCAATCTTTTTATTCCTTCgaaaaatatttctcttttctttttctataaCTCTAGCGTATATCAAGGTTACACCAGCAAAACCAACAAGGTTCCGTAGTCAGCGACCAGTCAAAACGGCTTTTGACAAGGTCAGGGCTGTTTGTAGCTAGTGTAGGCTACATAAGTGAAATTCGGAGAtactcttcctctctgcttttGAACAGTTGGGGCTGATTCGGTTTTCAATACGGTCACCTGTCCGTGTGTTGTGCAGGTATGCTGAAGTTGAACTAAAAAGCCcttcatgttttaaaacattgtatAAACTTAAGGGTAACAACTGCGTAGTCTAGAACAACACAGTTGTAGAAGCAATCGTGGAGTTGTAGATACCGCGCGTGTCCAAGGTACAACGCGTTGTTGTGTTCGTTCAACCATCACTGTTTATAGTTTTCGTAATTTCACGGGTAAGCCTGCCTATTAgtgcatacatactgtaaattCAAAGTACATATGTTAGTGAAATCTTTCATTCATCTTTGGCTTAGAGTGACAGTGTACAATCCTTACCGCCCTACCGAGGAACTCGCCCACGTGACAGCGTTACTGAAGCTCAACATGAGAGTTGAAATTAGTAGGCTATCCTCTGAAAAGCGCGTTTcagtacagtaaataaaaatacgTTAGGAACTAACAGTCAACTTGGAGAGAAGCACACGGAGCCTTGCTCTTTAAGTCTAGAGGCTTCTTCACCCGTTCTGGGAGGGCGCGTACCTAGAGGCTCTGCTAATTGCCATGCCAAAGAGCTTAGGGTGTGCTGACTGTCGGTGATCAGAGGTTCACATGCATTGCCTTTTCCAGAATACAGCCAAATAGGTGAACAGTGTTGTTCCATTTCCCCCATTCCAAGTTGATTTTTTCATATCCGCAAAGTAGGTCCTATGGTACAATTTCAGATTTGGGGGAGGGTGGACACCGAAATGTGTCCAAAACTAAGGAAATCCTTTTTAGTCATTACAGTGCTTTGACATCAGTGTACTGATTGTGAACTACTTAtaaatgtatgtactgtaagcaTATACTGTGTATTCAGTTTGATTGTGGAGGAAAGAAAAACTATTATTGAGGCACCATTTCTAAGCACAAGAATATCTATAAAAAACAGTAGAATGTATCATAGGGTGTACACATGTACTGTATCGGTACTTataatacatacaataaatacaaatgccCATGCAAACAGCAGGAATGAAAGGTATTGAGACTGgaattttttaaacttcaggTTTCATAAAAATCTAACTACTTTTTGCTTTTGATAATCCGATCTGAATCAAATCAGTCAAAAGAAGTATATTATGGTTACTCTGATGAAGGCAGGTATAGGCCTGTATATTTAgtgcaaaattaaaacacacaatgGTATTTCTCTACCACAGTCCAGTCCAGCCTTATTGTCTGGAAGACTGTGGACCTTTATTACGTTTTATTATGTTTATCACCAGGTGAATATTAACCACGGGCGGCGCAGAGGACAGATAGCAGTTAGAAGGATTTATTATTATAGTGGCAGATAtgtctgtacattgttgtcaggttggtgggggggggtgatgttttTGAATGTGGTTGCATGCAGCAGTATGAGGACTTGAGACACAGGTACAGGCACCGGACCTCTGTACTTTGAGCCATTGGAGGTTGTAGTTCTGAGCTGAAAGTGTAGGGGCGTGTGTGCCTTGTACAGGTGTCACCTGCTCTCGCTGGGCTTTCTGCGAAACCCGCTAACTGCCCTCCACCACATCCGAACACGCTGCGACAAACGTTCACACCTTCACATCTCTGTAACGCGTTCTTGCCAAACCAACACTCTggacagcagtgaaaatggcggaaaaaaacaatcaaatgtcACTTCACTAGGCCGCGGGAGTGCCAACTTAAATGAGCTGCGTCAAAAGTGATGGTCACACAACCCTGTACATTCACACAAAGAGAAAAGCGATTTCTTATTCAACCAGCACATTGAAAAAAAGTTACAAACCTGTGTCTCTCTGATGAAtagaatctgtttttttttctgttggcaCCCGGGTAAGATGTGTACTTGTCCCTGGGTCTCCGGGCCCTCGGATGTGGTTGAGTGCTGGGGCAGGCTCTGTACTGCACAGTGAGTGGAGAACACATGCAAATGCTTCTGTCCCTGCCGTCAGGTGGCCATGCCGGTGGAGAGAATGCGCATGAGGCCGTGGCTGGAGGAGCAGATAAACTCGGACAAAATACCGGGACTGAAATGGGTCAACAGAGTGAGTACAGAATGAACTGAACtttccttctttaaaaaaaataaataaataaaaatgtagcgtTCAGCAGTGAGCTTGCTGAAATGCTTTAAGATCAGGTGAAATGCCAGGACCGAAATGGGCCAACAGGCTGAGTACAGAATGAACTGAACTTTCTTcctttaataaattattatttttttaaatgtggcgTTCAGCAGTGAGCCTCACCGAAACGCTTTCAGGTCATGAGCTGTTTTCGTATTTGCCTCCTCTTTGATGCTGTTCGGGGGAGTCTCGCTGTGGAACTGCATTTAACAGGCTGAGAAGGTCTGGGGGACCGCTTTGTTTGCGACACTGTTGgaatgacagacacacacgaatGAGTTCCTTCAATGTGCAAACATCATCGTGAGtcacacataaatatttttggaaggCACACGCCAGCAGGTTCATGCAAATGTTTACAGCTTTCCTCCTCTGCATTAATAGCTGAAATTCTTTTTTCAAAACGCCTGTTGAAATTGAAAGAGAATTTCGCAACTTATGTTAGGAAATAAAATATCTCTGAAGCTCCTAAAAAGActcaaattttgttttgttatgtttgtgtctgttgatCCTCATGTCAGATCTCATATTACTGAGAGGACATTTTTTATGATATGTAaaggatatataaatatgaaaattataaTGTCTTTCTATGTTATACAATTCCCACCCCAGTCTTATGCATGCTTAACTTTACCACCAACTGTCCTCTAAATAGATAACTAGATTAATTGTATATTCAGTAATTCTCTGTAAATGTACAGCCGCtactgtacatttacagtaGTGGCTTGCTCCTGTATTACTGTGTGATTCCACCAGGAAACAGTGAGATGCTTTCCGCTTTTCAAGTATCAGAAACGTCCACCATGTTTGTAACCCTCACCCGATCTGCTCTTCAGTCCTGCAGAGTAATTTTGGCAGCCGGGAACACTGTAGCATCTAAATACGGCCCTTCTATATCTGCTCGGCAATTTAACATAGCGGGACTCCTCTCCGTAAAACTCCCTTTTGCGCACACATTGCATCATTACAGGGCGGTTGCCCGTCGcctcagaataaaataaaaacgaggGAAGAAACCGAAAGCGTTTTGTGTACTCAGGAATTACGTTAACAGCCAAACATTTGCAGAGGGATTACCGGCACGCAAGCTGGTGTTCTCTTACGTTTCCTAGGTGACGCAGCTGTGTCctgtttgcatttgaaattgAGGAGGGTGAAGacggggctgctgggtagctcattcGGCTAAAGTGCGGTGTTTCAGTGGCGCCGGTCCTGACCTTGCCAGTGTACGCCACCGGGGTGGGGGAGCAGAGCCGCCCAGGGGTGGAGGGGTTTCAGTCGGCTTGCAATGCAGAGTGGGCCCTCTGTTTGTGCAGGGGGCTTGCAGTCCAACTGCGCAGGTGTGCTGCTCCAGTGCAGCGGCTGCAGGGGCTTGCAGTCCGACTGTGCAGGTGCGCTGCTCCAGTGCAGCGGCTGCAGGGGCTTGCAGTCCGACTGCGCAGGTGCGCTGCTCCAGTGCAGCGGCTGCAGGGGCTTGCAGTCCGACTGCGCAGGTGCGCTGCTCCAGTGCAGCGGCTGCAGGGGCTTGCAGTCTGACTGCgcaggtgtgctgcaggtcaggAGCCTCCGCGGGTCAGGTGACCCGGCGTGTGTTTTCTCCCGCAGGAGAAGAGAATATTCCAGATTCCCTGGATGCACGCGGCACGCCATGGCTGGGACGTGGAGAAGGACGCGCCCCTGTTCCGGAACTGGGCGATTCACACAGGTATGGCCTCACGGGTCACACCCACAGACGGGTTTGTATAGGGAACGCCAGCATTTGTGATGAACGATAGTGGCAGTAATAACAGACCTACAAAACGGCCACAGACTGCTAGAAGAACAGAATTGCAACGGCAGTAGATAGTATATGGTTAATAGTGAGACCAAGCTGTCGTAGTTTATGTTTTTTACCTTTAAAGATAAGGATTTTGCcataaatgttttgttctgtttcagtGGTCTCATTTAACTGGTAGTGCTCTGGCTAAGTttgagagactgagaggaagGCTTCACTGCAAACTTTATGGCTTCTTTTTTGCAaaaatttgcattattattattattattattattatatatttttgacatCATCTTAAATCAGTGCAACTTCTTTTCTGTTCTTCGCCCCTTTTCCCCGCGTGTCCTTCAGGAAAGCACCAGCCTGGCGTGGACAAGCCCGACCCGAAAACCTGGAAGGCCAATTTCCGCTGTGCGATGAACTCCCTGCCCGACATCGAGGAGGTGAAGGACAAGAGCATCAAGAAGGGGACCAACGCCTTCAGGGTCTACAGGATGCTGCTGCCGTCCGAGAGGCCCACTAAGAGAGGTGAGGTGCAGATGAGTTTCGGCCTCTGCGCGCGCTTCTGGGGCCGGTTCTCCTGGTTCCCTTCTGTGGAtctgtgagcgagcgagcgagcgggcgagcgggcgagGGAGCGAGCTTTCGCTCTCATTTCAAAtggtgaatggtaaatggactgcatttatatagcgcttttatccaacgcgctttacaattgatgccttgcattcaccagagcagttaggggttaggggttaggtgctcagggacacttcgacattcccagggcaggggatcgaaccggcaaccctccgactgccagacaagcgctcttacctcctgagctatgtcgccccatttcAAGACAACGCGACGGTGCTCTCTTTCAACACGGCACGCGCCGAACCTTGGCAAGTGCCCGGCGCCAAGATTTTCATTTCcaacacaaacaacaatttCAGTTTCTATAGAAATACAAGGGGATTACACGAGTGGATGATTACACAGGTAAATGCAGGAAGACTTGATTAAATGATTCTACATCAAGACATGATCACAGATTCCACTTTTGCTTTTCTCGCTTATGACCTCTTGGCAATGGCGTATGTCATTTCTTTTGcacaggttaaataaataagtgctgGCTCAACCATGCGAACAattaagcattacattacatttgcattaagCTTAGCCAGATGTTTCTTCTTTTGCACTGAaaacaacacagcaacacagaggGAAGGATTACCGTACTTAGAGTCTGTGCTTTCTCCATTTTCAGGCAAGAAGAGGGGTGAAAGGGAAGATAAAATAAAGGTAATGATATATATGTATTCTGGGTATATAGATTGTGCAGTTCATGCACAGAGGTCCATTTAAGTGATTACAGTGCGTAGATTGCTCTGCATTTGACTGATGAGCCCTTCGTTCTAAATGAAATTTAGAATGTTCGCATGTAGTGCTTTAGATTATTATGGGTTACTTCCATAAATCCAGGGTCTCAAGCAATCTACTGTATGTTCTGTATGTTATAGCCATTTGGCAGCCTTGGTGTCTTGAATGTTGACCTATAGACCAGGTTAGAAGGCAACTCCGTTACTCTGTCTAAGACCGAGCAGGAGAGCTGGAACCAGTCAGCAGGTGAAAATCCAGGTTTCCTCCTCGCTGTGATGAAGCCTCTTTGGTAAAAATAGGCTCTCGCCCTCTCAGGTGGGGCCCAGGTCTCCCTCGCGGAGGAGTGAGAAGAAGGTGGCGAAAGCGGAGAGCTCGGTGGACAGCACGGTGCTGACGGGTAAGGGCTGTGCCCCGCGTGGGCGTCTCGCCTGGCTTTCCGATGCCCATGTGGACCGCGGGCATAAGCCTGCCACAGAGACGAGGTGCCCGCAGGCGACGGGCTGCAGCCTGCCTGCACACAGATGGATGAAACAGTTGAACCCTTTAATGTGTGACGTCACAAATGTGGGATTGGAATGTTCTTCagtgaacattctgatgctagTGTCACTATCACttctggtgactgaaagcattggagttctagaacactgacttataattttgcagaaaacaaaatgttccaaaaaacCTGCCCTTCAAAGGGTTGATATTCTGCTCGCTCAAGCAGTTACATTGTGTCAGAAAAGGGAAAAACCACATTTTGATAACAtcggggtttttttgtttgttttgttttttttaaaccaaggcAGGTGGGGGGcaaaattgcacaaaaaatattCTGAGTACACTCACATATTCACGGAATCAGCCTCTCATTGTTGACTTCGGGATAAATTCCGGTGACTCACAGTGGGCGTTGTTTGCATTGTGTAGTGCCATTGAGTGACGGGGGATGGGCGGGTCTGCAAGCAGGCACAGATTATTTCACTGTACCTCAGTGAAGGACCTGTCAGCAGTGGAAACGGTGCAGTGTCTGCCACAAGGTGCTCCGCTTGTGGGCTGTGCTGCGGCTGCCTTTGCTTTTGAGAAAGCAGTTACACAGGGCCAACGTTCGTATGAAGCTGGCAGTGTTACTGCATGCCTTTTATGTAAGGAAGTGCagcagagatgtgtgtgtgtgtgtgtgtgtgtgtgtgtgtgtacattaactagagtgttattttatttcacataaaacctttacataaaattattcaaaataaaataattgtaacaaataaaaaattaaatgagaaatcactccactccacaccccacactgctggtttatttttacttctATGAAAGTATGAAAGGTCCAAACAGCTTGAAGGACTAATTGTTTTTCCACCTGCTCTGGCCATGCTCTTCCATGCCAAATTTAaactgctgatgttttttttttcttcttaatatCATAGACAAGAATAGACTAATCAAACAGTGTGAAGTGTTCACGCtgacatttgattggctgtgcttTACTGTTGCTAGTGGTTTTAGCCTTTATTACACAgttctgtggagagcagcacacactTTGAAGCCCAAAACACTCAAGGGAATGTCATTGTAGCTAATCTCGATGCAGACGGCTATTGTTCAAATGCAGTTGCATCATAACTGTGCTAGAAAATACACTGTTGAACCCCAGCAACAAACACGTATCACCCCCTCAAGTTGTTAACCACACATTTATCAGTTGCGCATTTATTAGCCACATTTTAGTGCCGTTTTAGTGAAACAGAGGGAAtatttgttgtacgtcgctctggataagagcgtctgccaaatgcctgtaatgtaaaaaatgtaatgtaatatccaGCTTACCTGAAACCTTAGACAAGCAGGTAGTACTGTTTCCTTACTGACACACAAAAATAGAACAGAtttattccaaaataaatataggcattcacagatatttttaaaaatgcgatCAATGTTTTTGAATCGGTAAACGCACTTTCACATTCTTGTGTGAGCCCCTATCGCCACGGAAACACTTGACTGTGACTTTTCTGAATGGCCGTTactgctgtgtgttttcagtgtgattGAACATCCAAGATTATATTTTAAAGCTAGGGTTATGTTTTGTCCTGGCAGCTGCTCGATTTTTTGACGGTGTTCCCCCTCTCCGCGTCGTCCTCAGGCACCCATCGCCTAGCAACCCGCGGCTCCGCCGTGGACCAACTGATCGTCGGGGGCGACCTGCCGGACGTGTGCCAGACCATCGAGGTGACGACGGAGAGCGAGGACCAGTCCGTCAGCTCCAGCCACGCCTACCCGCTCCAGATCTCCCCCATCTCCTCCTGCGGTGGGTACGCCACGCCCCTTAGAGACTGTTGGCGCGGTGGGCCCCAGGCAATGTTCCGCTTCCTCGTAGGAACGTCGAACTGAAAAAGTTCCCGGGGAATTACCCTGTCTTCAGCTCGGGGTCTGTCCCGGACGGCTGATGCTGTGAGGGTGTGGCAGTGCAAGTCATGCCTGTCCCTTTGGGTGTGGCGCACATACCGTGAAATAAACGCGAgcaaaagagaagagaggaacagaaataatccattcagaaataatttagtgctgtttaaaaaatgatccgttttttttttgtgtttctcacagtaataataattacgCGCAGTGATTATGATCTAATGTATGTATGAACTATTCAGATTACAACCCTGGGATTATAGAGAAAAGTGCATGCTGGGCAACGTAGTGCTTTCTTGAATGAGTATCCATTCGTCGTGAATACATTACTAATTTTTCACTGAGAACATTATGCAAGGAGGGAAGTGCTCTTTCAGTCATATTCTGACCAAGCCCTTGCTTGACAGGCCAAGATTTCAAAGTTACTGTCCTAAATTTGTTGTAGATCAGTctcagatttgcacaagatcgGAACTTTCACCATTGAACTCGTTACATCTGTTGGATTGCATTCCTCTCTTCCCCTGGAACAGAACGCCACACACCAAACCATCTCATTTTTCCACTCAGACCTGTTTGTCAGGAAATGATTGGGGTTGCCAGTttcattcgttttttttgtctttctgcttTCATCCCACAGACAGTGACACAGACAGCGTTCACAGCGAGAAGGACAGTAAGGAGGTGCGTACCGGTAAACGTGCCGCAGTCTTCTGTGCTGCTTTGCTGCTTCCACTAATCGAGCCAGTCCAGTTAAACATTTACAAAGAGCCGAATGTCCATTTGAAAGGCTGAGCGTGTGTTCCGGAATCAACCGGGTGCTCAGTACGAGCATTTTGCACTCAGAGgaaagtttgtttgtttaaatgttaaaatactgTGCCTTTTCTGGATAGGAGCACCTTTACTCTCTCAgaataaattagcattttattttgcgGTGCTTTACTTTTTCTGTCCTTGTGAAGGgtcttgatttttgttttgagtcCCAGAATTCTGCTCTGCCCTAGCACCACGT
The nucleotide sequence above comes from Anguilla rostrata isolate EN2019 chromosome 7, ASM1855537v3, whole genome shotgun sequence. Encoded proteins:
- the irf2b gene encoding interferon regulatory factor 2 isoform X2 produces the protein MEVEVKRKAEVAMPVERMRMRPWLEEQINSDKIPGLKWVNREKRIFQIPWMHAARHGWDVEKDAPLFRNWAIHTGKHQPGVDKPDPKTWKANFRCAMNSLPDIEEVKDKSIKKGTNAFRVYRMLLPSERPTKRGKKRGEREDKIKVGPRSPSRRSEKKVAKAESSVDSTVLTGTHRLATRGSAVDQLIVGGDLPDVCQTIEVTTESEDQSVSSSHAYPLQISPISSCDSDTDSVHSEKDSKEGLHELWNLCPADGKDSVLKLPGMATFVTAGKTNFRVTNSREESPLIAYNTTPWDIPSVLPPALPGASSHTPSPETRASVIMKTSDISKSGIKTC
- the irf2b gene encoding interferon regulatory factor 2 isoform X1, giving the protein MPVERMRMRPWLEEQINSDKIPGLKWVNREKRIFQIPWMHAARHGWDVEKDAPLFRNWAIHTGKHQPGVDKPDPKTWKANFRCAMNSLPDIEEVKDKSIKKGTNAFRVYRMLLPSERPTKRGKKRGEREDKIKVGPRSPSRRSEKKVAKAESSVDSTVLTGTHRLATRGSAVDQLIVGGDLPDVCQTIEVTTESEDQSVSSSHAYPLQISPISSCDSDTDSVHSEKDSKEGLHELWNLCPADGKDSVLKLPGMATFVTAGKTNFRVTNSREESPLIAYNTTPWDIPSVLPPALPGASSHTPSPETRASVIMKTSDISKSGIKTC